CGTTTTTGCCTTAATTGTGGTGGCTTCCAACATATTCTTTGCCAACTACGGAGGCTGGAAAAACCCTATTTTCTTCGCCATATTAAGCGCATTTCTGGTCTTGGCTTTAAACCCGCTAAAAAATCGCATTCAGAATCTTATAGATTTAACTTTCTTTCGGAAGAAGTACGACTACCGCAGGACCCTGGAGGAAATAAGTTTTGCCATGACCTCTCTTCTTAACATTGATGAGATATCAGATAAAATCATTAACACGGTAGAGCATACTATGTTTTCCAACCCGGTATCTGTTATTCTTTTCGACAGTAATAGCGGAGACTACCGAGTTTACGCCAAGAGTAGAAAAGAAAAAGAACCGGATAACCTCTCGATTGATGAGAACAGCGAGTTGATCCAATTACTGAGCAGACATAGACAGGAGATATTCAAAGAAGACCTGGTCGCAGACGAAAGATTTGCCAGATATAGAGACCAGCTCGTAAAAACCTTCGATGATTTTGGTGCTGCCTTATTCATCCCCATTTTTTTCAAGAAAAAGCTGATCGGCCTGCTTTCCCTCGGTGACAAGCAATCCGGGCTTCCCTACAACTCCGAGGACATAAAACTGCTTCAGGTCCTGGCCAACCAGAGCGCCATAGCTATCGAGAATGCGTTTGCCTTCAAATTGGTCGAGGACTACGCCAAGAAGCTAGAAGAGACAAACAAGGAACTCAGGGAAACCCAGGCCCAGCTCATACAGGCGGAAAAAATGTCGGCTATCGGACATCTGGCCGCCGGGATCGCTCACGAGATCCGCAACCCCCTGAACATAATAGAAGGCGCCAGGTATTATTTATCGCAGATAGCCAATGGGGAGAATTCAGAACAGGTGGTGGAATACCTAGACTATATCAAGCATGAAATAGACCGGACAAACCGTTTGATAGACAACTTGCTTAAATTCTCTAAATTGGAACCGCCCCACTTCGAGCCGGTCAACGTCAACACCATACTGGAGAATGCCCTTATACTGATAAGGAAGCAGCTCTATGACTACAACATCAAGCTTACTACAAACCTGAATCCCCAGATTCCCAAGATCATGGGCGACCCCAATCAACTATGGCAGGTGTTCATCAACATACTGATGAACGCCATTCAGGCCATGCCCTACGGCGGAGAGCTCAGGATTGATACCGGTCTTTACGACGGGGGCTATGACCATATTTTCATCACCTTTGCGGATACCGGGTTGGGGATAGATGAAGAAGACCTTCCCAAGATATTCGACCCGTTCTTCACCAAAAAGGACACCGGTACCGGGCTCGGTCTTTCCATAAGCTATAAGATAATAGAAGAACACGATGGAAGAATCATCGTGACCAGCAAAAAGGGAAAAGGCACTACCTTCGTCATAGAACTCTCGGTCAATCAAAACGTTGAAGGAGCAGAGGATGGCAGAGAACAGAAGGGTATTGGTAGTTGATGATGAAAATTTAATCTTGAAAATAATCTCAGACATCCTTCTAAAAGAGGGATACGAGGTAAAGACCGCTTTCAATTGTGAGAAGGCACTTCAACTACTGAGAGAATATTCCTTCCATGTTGTACTTACCGATATTAGGATGCCGGAAAAAAACGGAATAGACCTGCTAGAAGATGTACGCAACTTCAACCCGGACATACCGGTTATCATCATGACCGGCTATGCCTCGCTGGTAACGGCAGTGGAGGCGGTCCGACACGGGGCTTTTGATTATCTAACCAAGCCGCTCGACTACAATAAGCTCAAGGGCATAATAAAACACGCCGTCGAGAAATACGAGCTGGTTGCCGAGAATAAACGCCTTCTCCGGGAACTAAAGGAGTTGAATGCAAACCTCGAGCTCAAGGTGAGAGAAAGAAATAGAGACCTCGAGAACATCCTAAGCAGTACCCACGAGAGCATAATTACCACGGACAAGGACCTAGTGATAAGAAGCGGAAACCCCAAAACTCAGGAAATATTCGGCGAGGATTATATAGGGCGGAGGCTTAGCGACATTGTTAGCGGCATAAACTTTGATTCGATAATCCCGCAGATACTAAGCGGCTCTGCTAATACGACCATTCACGAGTTGAAGCATGGGGATAAATTCCTGGAGATCAGCCTTTCCCCGCTGGTAGATTTCGAGACTGGCGAGGTATTCGGCGCGATAGTGGTGAGCGAGGATATTACCGAGAAGAAAAAACTGGAAGCTCAACTGATCCAATCTACGAAAATGTCTGCAGTGGGTCAACTGGCCGCCGGAATCGCCCACGAGTTCAACAACATACTTACCGGAATTATCGGCTATACCAGTTTTGCCATGTCCCGGGCCAGTGTGGAGCAGATCAAAAGAGACCTAAAAATAGTGGAAAAGGCCTCCAGCAGGGCGGTGGAGATAGTGAACAAGCTGCTCTCATTCTCCAGACAGAAAGAGGAAAAATTTCAGCTCGCTTCCCTGGATGAAGTGATCGAAGATACGCTGGCGCTGATAGAGCATACTTTTCAATCAGACAAAATAAAGATTCTCCGCCACTATGGGAAAATTCCCCCGATCAGGATGAATGTGGGGGAGATACAACAGATAATCCTCAACATGGCTATAAATTCGAAGCACGCTATGCCCGAGGGCGGGGTGATCGCCATAAGCACAGAACTAAAAGGAGATTATGTAAAGATTGATTTTTCCGATACCGGTATTGGCATACCCAAGGAAAACCTGCCCCGGATTTTTGAGCCTTTTTTTACCACAAAGGGTAAAGACAGCTTGAAGACGGGCACCGGTTTGGGACTCTCCGTGGTATACGCCATTATAGAAAGGCACGGAGGGAGGATTGAGCTAAACAGCGAAGTGGGAAAGGGAACCACCTTCACCATCTGGCTTCCCAACATACAGCGTCTCTCCAACGTGTCCAGCACCACATCGGACAAAAAGGAAGATGGGAATAAGGTCTTGCAGACGAAAAGGAAGGGAAGCATACTGATTGCCGACGACGAAGAATTCGTCTGCGATATTATCGCGGAGTCTCTCTCCAGCCTAGGCCATAACATCGTAGTGGCAAAGGACGGGGAAACAGCCATGGACCTCTTGAATAAAAACCACTTCGACATCATTTTTCTCAACCTGGGAATGCCCGGAAAGGACGGTCTCGACATGATCACGGAAATGAAGCTCATCGACACCAGCTCCGCAGTGGTGGTAATAAGCGGCCGGGCTGAAGAGAATATATCGGAAGAAGTTTTGGCCAAGGGTGCATCTTCTTTCATAAGCAAGCCATTTACCGTCCATCAGATCCAGAATACGGTGGCGCGAATCTTAGGGGCCGGCTAGCCTAGACGAAGCGTTTGATCCAATAAGCCCAATTGCCAGTTCGATAACCAGCAGGGTCACACTGCCAACCTCCTCGCCGAATTCATAGTCTCGCATAATTCATGCACGGAACGCATACCGTTTATGGTCAGTTCGGCTTAGACCAGGGCTTATCCTGAGCGAAACGTGTAATGAACTCAGACGAAGAAGTAGCAGGAATCTGGTTTGTTCCAGGTTTTCCCCCTTCTTGTCATTCCCAATCCTGCCCCGAGCGGATGCGTGGGAAGCCAATTTTGTCATTCCGAACGAATGTGAGGAATCTTAATAAC
This genomic window from Thermodesulfobacteriota bacterium contains:
- a CDS encoding ATP-binding protein, producing MRGFQSSDYTEKFFRIAVFVLVALFLFLSLASLFRAISWIGKPFPGFLIYGNSLVCEVSLPHWTGNEYGLIKTYDKILGLDGKNLSPAQIYRIVSEKPVGSQMNYTVYRDGQYKSLSVPTMMFGMGDFLSVFGGVYIIGLIIFITGIVVYFLKPELTTSKFFFMFCLSMGIWFTSIFDTQSTYSLGNIPFMGWMFSPAFLTSLSLIFPTRRKLLRHNALIFIPFLPSVALFSMHLVFFESQYIWQRVDILTWVYVLVSTSVFIASTAESYINPENLIDKERAKVILLGAFVGFFVPALCAFVITALGISNLNILALLVIFFPLSIAYAIVKHKLLDIDAIIQKALVYSVLSGLVFGVFALIVVASNIFFANYGGWKNPIFFAILSAFLVLALNPLKNRIQNLIDLTFFRKKYDYRRTLEEISFAMTSLLNIDEISDKIINTVEHTMFSNPVSVILFDSNSGDYRVYAKSRKEKEPDNLSIDENSELIQLLSRHRQEIFKEDLVADERFARYRDQLVKTFDDFGAALFIPIFFKKKLIGLLSLGDKQSGLPYNSEDIKLLQVLANQSAIAIENAFAFKLVEDYAKKLEETNKELRETQAQLIQAEKMSAIGHLAAGIAHEIRNPLNIIEGARYYLSQIANGENSEQVVEYLDYIKHEIDRTNRLIDNLLKFSKLEPPHFEPVNVNTILENALILIRKQLYDYNIKLTTNLNPQIPKIMGDPNQLWQVFINILMNAIQAMPYGGELRIDTGLYDGGYDHIFITFADTGLGIDEEDLPKIFDPFFTKKDTGTGLGLSISYKIIEEHDGRIIVTSKKGKGTTFVIELSVNQNVEGAEDGREQKGIGS
- a CDS encoding response regulator, whose product is MAENRRVLVVDDENLILKIISDILLKEGYEVKTAFNCEKALQLLREYSFHVVLTDIRMPEKNGIDLLEDVRNFNPDIPVIIMTGYASLVTAVEAVRHGAFDYLTKPLDYNKLKGIIKHAVEKYELVAENKRLLRELKELNANLELKVRERNRDLENILSSTHESIITTDKDLVIRSGNPKTQEIFGEDYIGRRLSDIVSGINFDSIIPQILSGSANTTIHELKHGDKFLEISLSPLVDFETGEVFGAIVVSEDITEKKKLEAQLIQSTKMSAVGQLAAGIAHEFNNILTGIIGYTSFAMSRASVEQIKRDLKIVEKASSRAVEIVNKLLSFSRQKEEKFQLASLDEVIEDTLALIEHTFQSDKIKILRHYGKIPPIRMNVGEIQQIILNMAINSKHAMPEGGVIAISTELKGDYVKIDFSDTGIGIPKENLPRIFEPFFTTKGKDSLKTGTGLGLSVVYAIIERHGGRIELNSEVGKGTTFTIWLPNIQRLSNVSSTTSDKKEDGNKVLQTKRKGSILIADDEEFVCDIIAESLSSLGHNIVVAKDGETAMDLLNKNHFDIIFLNLGMPGKDGLDMITEMKLIDTSSAVVVISGRAEENISEEVLAKGASSFISKPFTVHQIQNTVARILGAG